The Plutella xylostella chromosome 12, ilPluXylo3.1, whole genome shotgun sequence genome includes a window with the following:
- the LOC119693969 gene encoding KRAB-A domain-containing protein 2-like — protein MEEAQEHFEESLDKFLKRRYQHVRVPVIPPKSKYLQMCARVLRGKAKTKTIELSPSDYLFLRKYDVALRDGQERLVEAVLLQPMAIQPRVGKIYLYKEEIFDTLHKAHIETGHGNADDVMRHLKPYQNVTINIVHMFLKYCKECTENTWKEELPIKENNVCQIGLIDMHEHPDRQYKHIFVFRDNSTKFILLYPLVGTSTEIVAKVLLDIFTIFGAPSELMCDNMELTGNTIQELSGLWPELKDISLKFQKLDEQLLDVKDSLMSWIKDKKSSKWSEGLRQLQLRMNGTNHSDLSCSPYEAMFGRKLNVDNGEKKSTVEAVCSQKDDFKKNFECNNNDLM, from the coding sequence ATGGAGGAGGCCCAAGAGCATTTCGAAGAAAGCTTAGACAAGTTTTTGAAGAGAAGATATCAACACGTAAGAGTACCAGTAATACCACCCAAATCTAAGTATTTACAAATGTGTGCGAGGGTTTTAAGGGGCAAAGCAAAGACTAAAACCATTGAATTAAGTCCCAGTGATTATTTGTTTCTGAGAAAATATGATGTGGCGCTTAGAGACGGTCAGGAGAGACTTGTAGAAGCTGTTTTACTACAACCGATGGCGATACAACCACGCGTGGGAAAGATATACCTCTACAAAGAAGAAATATTTGATACATTACATAAGGCACATATTGAAACTGGTCATGGGAATGCTGATGATGTTATGAGGCATTTAAAACCCTACCAAAATGTTACTATTAATATAGTTCATATGTTTTTAAAGTATTGCAAGGAATGTACTGAAAATACCTGGAAGGAAGAACTCCCAATCAAGGAAAACAATGTCTGCCAAATTGGTTTAATTGACATGCACGAGCACCCAGATCGCCaatacaaacacatatttgTGTTTAGAGACAACAgcacaaaatttattttactttacccTCTAGTTGGGACATCAACTGAGATCGTCGCAAAAGTGCTCTTAGACATATTTACAATTTTTGGAGCTCCCAGTGAACTGATGTGTGATAATATGGAATTGACAGGTAACACCATTCAAGAGCTCAGTGGATTATGGCCAGAGTTGAAGGATATTTCACTTAAATTTCAAAAGCTAGATGAACAACTTTTAGATGTAAAGGATTCCCTGATGTCTTGGATTAAAGACAAAAAGTCATCAAAGTGGTCTGAAGGTCTTCGTCAATTGCAGCTAAGGATGAATGGAACCAATCATTCAGATCTGAGCTGCAGCCCATACGAAGCCATGTTTGGAAGGAAACTGAATGTTGACAATGGGGAAAAGAAATCTACAGTAGAAGCAGTATGTTCTCAGAAAGATGACTTTAAGAAGAACTTtgaatgtaataataatgatttaatgtaa